DNA sequence from the Bradyrhizobium sp. CIAT3101 genome:
AGTCATTCCGGCGCGCGATTGGATTTACGGCCGCCATCTATTGAGGCGGCATGTGTCGGCAACGATTGCATCTGGTGCTGTCGGTAAGACTTCGCTCAAGATCGTTGAGGCACTGGCCATGGCGAGTGGACGGCCGCTTTTGGGGCAGGAAGTCCCTAAGCGGTCACGCGTATGGCTCTTCAATCTGGAAGACGATAGGGACGAATTAGACCGGCGCTTGGTCGCAGCGATGATGTACCACAACATCAAACCGGAAGATGTCGCTGACTATCTCTTCGTCGAAGGCGAGACGCCGCTAATCCTTACCGCTACGGACCGCAACGGGACAAAAATCAGGCAACCGGTTATCGACGGACTCGTAGATGCGATCAAGTGTCAGCGAATCGACGTCTTGATCGTTGATCCGTTCGTTAGCAGCCATGACGCCCCGGAGAGCGATAACGGCGCTATTGATGCGATCGTCAAACACGGATGGGTGGTCGTCGCCCGCGAGGGTGGATGCGCGGTCGATATTGCCCACCACACCACGAAGGCGGATGCAGCTACCGGAATGGCCACAGCTATGTCGGCGCGTGGTGCTGGCTCGTTTATTGCGGCGTGTCGGTCGGTGCAGGTGCTTAATCCAATGCTGCCTGACGAGGCCGCGAAGGCAGGGCTACCCAGCCACGTTGGCTATTTCAGCAGCTTCGGAGATAAGCAGAACTTGGCGCCGAAGAGCGGCCTAAAGGACTGGTACAAAATGGAAGGCGTTGACCTTGGCAATGCGGGAGAGGGCAATCTAGCCTTTATGCGCGCTGACAGCGTCGGTGTATGTACCCGTTGGGAGTGGCCAACGAGTGCATCGTTCGTATCCGACGTCACTAGGGACCAACTGCAAGGCATCAAGAACTTGCTGTCGCTCGGAAGTCATAGAAAAGACCCCCAATCCAAGGAATGGGCGGGCCACACCGTCGCGAAGATTCTGGACATCGATGTGACCGTGAAGGCCGAAAAGCAGCGGGTCGCGAAGATGCTGGAAACGTGGGTGGAGACCGGCGAGCTTCAGGCGTACCGGGCAAAGGATGAGCATCGCGTCTTGAAGGACTTCATCAGGTCGTGACAGCTGCAGCACCCTAGGTGCAGCAAAGGTACAGCAGGGTATAGCAAAGCACTGCTGCACCCCCCCCTATATGGGGGTGCAGCGGTGCAGCATGTCAAAAAATGGGGTGCAGCAAGAATAGGGGTGCTGCGCAGGGCTAGGACGGGCTGCGTGCGCGCACTGTCAGGGAACATTCACCGCCGGCATCGCTGCAGTAGCCAGCGGCTTGAACGGCCCGTCATACATGGCTGTCACCGCGACCAACGCGATGGCCACAACTATCAGGGCACGTAGGACAAGGCTCCACATGGGGCTAAGTCTAGGCAGGGCTGTACGACGCGGTTGTGAAGTACACCACACGCGAGTTCGTTCTTTCTGCAACTGCGAAGGGTAGGGGGCGTCGCATCTCTGGCAGCCGGCGGGCTCTAACCGGCCCATGGGAAATCTTACGTATCCCCAAAATGGGGAATCTCTGATGGGCCGATCAGTCGTTGATCGGCCCATTTAACCAATCGAACGCGAAGAGCTCTTCTACAGTCCATAGACGGTCTTCCGCCTCGCCACGTACCCAGACACCGGGCGGATTACCAACCTCGCGGAGCCATCGGGCAATTCCGATTGCGTGCTCCATTGCTTCCGCCTCGTCTTCAAACCGTGCAGGCGTCAGATAGCAATCCGACTCAGTGTCGACATCTACCGAGACGATGAAGCGGGTCATGCATCATCGTATCAATGAAACCCGACGTCTGCACGGACATCTTGCAGGCAATCCAAGGCAGCCAGTCGGCTGCCTTTTTTATTGGAGTGATGATGACTGACTATTTCAACCCGCGTGCCGACCTGCGAGCCAATTGGGATCGTGTCACCGGCCGGGTAAGCGATAGGCCAATGCACCCCGTGCTGGCCAACGCCATCAAGAACCCGCGTATGCCGAAACCGTACGGCGGCGGTGAGGGCGACTACAAAGCCAATAAGACCGTTCGCGGCGTCGATACCTTCGTGAGACTCAATCGCAACGGCGACAAGCGAACAATCCTGGCTGCGACGTCCTAATGATCAAACTTGAAGCACTACCGGCCGACCTTACGGCACCGCCGCCCGACTCTAGCGGCAACTTCGCGTTTCAGCCTTCCACCGGAATGATCTGGCGAAAAGTCAGAGGTGAATGGCGGCGTATCAGCGAAACGAATACGAAAGATAAGAAGTAATCGATGACTGCTTTTAATACCTATTCGACCGGAACCGTATCTATCGGCGCCGGAGCTACTTCCATTGTCGGAAGCGGCGTCAATTGGTCAGGTGTAAACGCGAAGCCGGGTGACGATATCGTTGTTGCGGGTCACACCGTAATCGTTCTTGACGTCGTCGACTCCGCGACGCTCTCTATTGACGCGTGGCCGTACAGCGCTGTTACCGCAGGCGCAACATACAAGATCGTTCAGCGTTCGCCGCTCCGCTTCGCTGGCGGACAGGCGATGTCTGACGTGTCTACGCTTGTGGGCGCGCTTGAAACAAACGGCTTCTATGTGTTCGTGCCGTCGACGGCTACCGTGCCAGACCCTTCATACGGCAACGACGGGCAGTACGCCTTTCAGGCGTCGACGGGTAAGCTGTGGGTCAAGTCTAGCGGCGCGTGGTCATATCTTGGCGTCTACAAGGGTTTCAATATCCGTGGCGCCTACGATAACGGGGCTACGTATGCTGCAAACGATGTCGTTTATAGTGCTGGCTCTTCGTATATTGCAATTCTTGCGACGACAGGCAACGCGCCGCCTAACGCGACTTACTGGCAGTTGCTTGCCAGCATTGGCAACACCGGAGCAACAGGCCCGACAGGCGCCAGCTATGGCGGCACGTCGACTACGTCTATAGCGATTGGCACCGGGTCTAAGGTGTTCACTACGCAAGCCGGTCTTGCCTACACGACTGGCGCTAGGGTGCGTGCTTCGTCGGGCGTAAACTGGCTTGAAGGTGTTGCGACTTACAGCGGCACTACGCTTACCATTACGTCGGACAAGACTAGCGGTAGCGGCACGCTGTCAAGCTGGACGTTCAATGTCGCAGGGCAGCCGGGCACCGGCGATCTTTCGAGCGGTAATAACCTGTCTGACGTCGCCAACACCGATACTGCGCTCAGTAACCTTCATGGCGTAAATTACAATGCCTCGCAGTCTCTGACTGCATCGCAGCAAGCGCAAGCGCGGGCCAACATCGGCGTTCCTGTGGTGCGCGGATATCTATCGGGGCTTACGCTCTCCACTGCCGGGGGCTCTGCTTCGTTCTCTGTTGCTGCTGGCGTCGCTGTCGACAGCACCAACGTTGATTTGATGACGCTAGCTAGCGCCATGTCTAAGACATATGCGCCGTTTGTCGTTGGTAGCGGTAACGGTTCTCTCGACACCGGCTCTGCTGTTGCGGGCTCTTGGTATCACGTCTTTCAAATCAAAAATCCAACTACCCAAGCTGTCGATATCCTGTCTTCGTTATCCGCAACGGCGCCGACGATGCCTAGCGGCTACACCTTGTTTCGTCGCATCGGTGCGATGAAGATAAACCTTTC
Encoded proteins:
- a CDS encoding AAA family ATPase, with translation MKTASLSEGEQFARDVISRWKQGDIVSAMRAAQEIGWLSETYLTHDRAYSLLNVNLDVRKVPEERIGDVRAFYHQSKETLTRDEVRSLFGPKTANDNISFEPSPFVWREPSVIPARDWIYGRHLLRRHVSATIASGAVGKTSLKIVEALAMASGRPLLGQEVPKRSRVWLFNLEDDRDELDRRLVAAMMYHNIKPEDVADYLFVEGETPLILTATDRNGTKIRQPVIDGLVDAIKCQRIDVLIVDPFVSSHDAPESDNGAIDAIVKHGWVVVAREGGCAVDIAHHTTKADAATGMATAMSARGAGSFIAACRSVQVLNPMLPDEAAKAGLPSHVGYFSSFGDKQNLAPKSGLKDWYKMEGVDLGNAGEGNLAFMRADSVGVCTRWEWPTSASFVSDVTRDQLQGIKNLLSLGSHRKDPQSKEWAGHTVAKILDIDVTVKAEKQRVAKMLETWVETGELQAYRAKDEHRVLKDFIRS